In Trichormus variabilis 0441, a single genomic region encodes these proteins:
- a CDS encoding helix-turn-helix domain-containing protein, whose protein sequence is MPHLQILNSLEKQALEHIAATSSDEVSKRAKILLGLNEGKKYVALAQEIGVTENSIAKWKKRWTSSTILSETQESAIAKANEVLGVNVGRPKKCKSTEASKIVEISEWSKNRKPSRSKHHYHMQVAEEAAKRGLPTLSPRSIGRILEAQP, encoded by the coding sequence ATGCCTCATCTTCAGATATTAAATTCTCTTGAAAAACAAGCACTAGAACACATAGCGGCAACTAGCAGCGATGAAGTTAGCAAAAGAGCTAAAATTCTGCTAGGGCTAAACGAAGGCAAGAAATATGTAGCTTTAGCCCAAGAGATTGGTGTAACCGAAAACTCAATAGCAAAGTGGAAAAAAAGATGGACATCAAGTACCATCTTGTCAGAAACCCAAGAGTCGGCGATCGCAAAAGCTAATGAAGTATTAGGTGTCAACGTAGGCAGACCTAAGAAATGCAAAAGTACAGAGGCGAGCAAAATCGTCGAAATTAGCGAATGGAGCAAGAACCGAAAACCTAGCCGTTCCAAGCACCACTACCATATGCAGGTAGCAGAAGAAGCCGCTAAGAGAGGTTTACCAACACTATCGCCAAGAAGTATAGGACGCATTTTAGAAGCTCAACCCTAA
- a CDS encoding Rpn family recombination-promoting nuclease/putative transposase has product MSEVRADYDGAWKEGVEQYFEAFLAFFFPDIQAEIDWGRGYNFLDQELQQLIRESEIGKQFVDKLIKVWLKDGKETWLLIHLEIQSQVDTNFPKRMFSYHYRIFDRYNQEVVSLAILGDNQANWRPQEYSYGRWGCRLSLQFSIVKLLDYESRWSELEQSDSPFAVLVMAHLRTQATTQDLAGRLQWKLSLIKRMYELGYSRDKIQQIFRLLDRLMTLPPELDLNFKAELERFEAEQQMTYMTSIERIGIAEATQKYIAQILTIRFKDVSTELVEKLNKLYDIELLNQLLEKAVTTGSISEFEQQLSQEDTNT; this is encoded by the coding sequence ATGAGTGAAGTACGAGCTGATTATGATGGTGCTTGGAAGGAAGGGGTAGAACAATATTTTGAAGCGTTTCTTGCATTCTTCTTTCCAGACATTCAAGCAGAAATTGATTGGGGACGAGGCTATAATTTTCTTGACCAAGAATTGCAACAATTGATAAGAGAATCTGAAATTGGTAAACAATTCGTCGATAAGCTAATCAAAGTTTGGCTAAAAGATGGAAAGGAAACTTGGTTGCTTATTCACCTGGAAATCCAAAGTCAAGTAGATACCAACTTCCCTAAACGGATGTTTTCTTACCACTACAGAATCTTTGACCGTTATAACCAAGAAGTTGTTAGCTTGGCAATTCTGGGGGATAATCAAGCCAACTGGCGGCCACAAGAGTATAGTTATGGTCGTTGGGGATGTCGCCTTAGTCTTCAATTTTCCATTGTCAAGCTACTGGACTATGAATCTCGTTGGTCAGAATTAGAACAAAGTGATAGTCCTTTTGCCGTTCTGGTGATGGCGCACCTGCGAACACAAGCGACAACTCAAGATTTAGCAGGCCGATTGCAGTGGAAGTTGAGCCTAATTAAACGAATGTATGAGTTAGGCTATAGTAGAGATAAAATCCAGCAAATCTTCCGGTTGCTAGATAGATTAATGACTCTACCACCGGAGTTAGACTTAAATTTCAAAGCCGAATTGGAGCGTTTTGAGGCTGAACAGCAAATGACATACATGACAAGCATAGAACGCATAGGTATAGCAGAAGCTACCCAGAAATATATTGCTCAAATCCTAACAATTCGATTTAAAGATGTTTCTACTGAATTAGTAGAAAAATTAAATAAATTATATGATATTGAGTTATTGAATCAATTGTTAGAAAAAGCAGTAACTACAGGTTCAATATCTGAGTTTGAGCAACAATTAAGTCAGGAAGATACAAATACATAG
- a CDS encoding DUF6753 family protein, which produces MTNIAKVVEKVIAEYSEEKKAEITDWILKLGVRPDDPLFNLYAELGTTQFALQQLPGRLDSLVVGWTDMVDDKLNSASKVAIQQQKSAIAQAAKDLIKMTKQAGGALPFLGVSNWRLAQVAGVLGFVLALGAVIGVSTYKTIAGSVTFQQAASGTAILQPEDKKLLDWAKSNEGKVARSIYVRNAAIIKTCRQQKKYSGGCIIAVD; this is translated from the coding sequence ATGACTAATATTGCAAAAGTTGTTGAAAAAGTTATTGCAGAATATTCTGAAGAAAAGAAAGCAGAGATTACTGATTGGATACTTAAATTAGGTGTTCGACCTGATGACCCCTTGTTTAACCTATACGCGGAACTAGGTACAACCCAATTTGCGTTGCAGCAGCTACCCGGTAGGCTTGACTCGCTTGTGGTGGGTTGGACTGACATGGTGGACGATAAGTTGAATAGTGCTTCTAAGGTGGCAATACAACAACAAAAAAGTGCGATCGCCCAAGCTGCTAAGGATTTAATTAAGATGACTAAGCAAGCTGGCGGGGCGTTGCCTTTCTTGGGTGTAAGTAATTGGCGATTGGCACAAGTAGCGGGAGTGTTGGGTTTTGTACTGGCTTTGGGAGCTGTAATTGGTGTTTCTACATACAAAACTATTGCTGGAAGTGTAACTTTTCAGCAGGCGGCTTCTGGAACTGCTATTTTACAACCCGAAGATAAAAAGCTTCTGGATTGGGCTAAATCCAATGAAGGTAAAGTAGCGCGTAGTATTTATGTTAGAAACGCTGCCATTATTAAAACTTGCCGCCAGCAGAAGAAGTATTCAGGCGGCTGCATAATTGCAGTTGATTAA
- a CDS encoding response regulator has protein sequence MKPINVVIIENENISRVGAATILSETGKIQVCGLAKTGKQGIELVDQQKPDIVVINIDLPDINGTDVISLIKCKHTSIKIVVMTANSSRDTINAAISNGADCYYCKNNAREEVGERFIEAVMAAYNNESWIDPTINRILIDNLRSNDTADRDSLDLLSDFSNKEITVLKLAAGGMKNNEIANVMYVSEGTVRSYLHNSFIKLGVKDRLNAIREAIRLGILSFADMKIEEEVTQATHTRVKTNQNSQKDTAKTSNKGYKGWVA, from the coding sequence ATGAAACCTATTAATGTTGTCATCATTGAAAATGAGAACATATCTAGGGTTGGTGCGGCGACGATATTATCTGAAACTGGTAAAATCCAGGTATGTGGCCTTGCAAAAACCGGAAAACAAGGAATAGAACTTGTTGACCAACAAAAGCCAGATATCGTGGTGATAAATATTGATTTACCTGATATCAATGGCACTGATGTCATAAGTTTAATTAAATGCAAACACACGTCAATTAAAATAGTGGTTATGACTGCAAATAGCAGCCGAGATACCATTAACGCAGCAATAAGTAATGGCGCAGACTGCTACTACTGTAAAAATAATGCCAGAGAAGAAGTAGGAGAAAGATTCATTGAAGCAGTAATGGCTGCGTACAATAACGAATCATGGATTGACCCAACTATTAATCGCATTCTGATTGATAATCTTAGGTCAAATGACACAGCCGATAGAGATTCACTAGATTTGTTAAGTGATTTCTCTAATAAAGAAATTACAGTTCTCAAATTAGCGGCTGGTGGCATGAAAAATAATGAAATTGCTAATGTCATGTATGTTTCCGAAGGTACAGTCAGGTCATATTTACATAATTCATTTATCAAATTAGGAGTCAAAGATAGATTAAACGCTATCCGTGAAGCTATCCGCCTGGGAATCCTCAGCTTTGCAGACATGAAAATCGAAGAAGAAGTTACTCAAGCAACCCACACAAGAGTCAAAACCAACCAAAATAGTCAAAAAGATACAGCTAAAACGAGTAATAAGGGATACAAAGGCTGGGTTGCCTAG